AAATTATCTTAGGACAAGGCGCAGTAAATAAAGTTTGTAGTATTATTTTAGGAGAAGCTCATATTGAGGAATCGTCTTTAGAAGATATAAAAAAAGATCAAGTAAAAAATTTAAATATTTTCCAAAGATTTGCTAGAACTTTATCTAATATTTTTGTACCTATTATTCCAGCTATCGTTGCAAGTGGATTATTAATGGGTGTTTTAGGTATGGGTAAAACATTTGGGTGGTTTACTAGTGATTCATCTTTATTTGAACTTTTAGATATGTTTTCTAATACTGCCTTTGTTTTTCTACCTATTATCCTTGCTTTTTCTGCTGCCAAAGAATTTGGAGCTAATCCATATCTTGCAGCTGCTCTTGGTGGAATTCTAATTCATCCTGCTCTACAAAATGCATGGACAGTTGGAAATGGAATTTCAGGCTATTTTACTCTATTTGGCATGAATTTTGCTAAAATTGGCTATCAAGGAACTGTTTTACCTATTTTAATTGCTGTTTGGGTTATGAGTATAATTGAAAAAAATTTAAGAAAAGTAATTCCCAATATGTTCGATATTATTCTAACACCATTCTTAACGATTTTAATAACAGGATTTGTAAGTATCACTTTAATTGGACCTTTAGGTAGGATTGTTGGTGATGGAATATCTTTTGGTTTAGAATATATTTATACAACTTTAGGAGTCTTTGCTGGTATTCTTTTAGGTGGAAGTTACTCATCTATTGTTATAACTGGAATGCATCATAGTTTTCATGCTATTGAAGCTAATCTTTTAGCTAATCCGAATATTGGTAAAAACTTTTTACTTCCTATTTGGTCTATGGCTAATGTTGCCCAAGGTGGAGCAGCTATGGCTGTATTTTTAAAAAGTAAAAATACAACACTTAAATCAATAGCATTACCTGCAGGACTTTCTTGCTTACTTGGAATTACAGAAGCCGCTTTATTTGGAGTTAATTTAAGACTTGGTAAACCATTTATTGGAGCTGTTATTGGTGGCGCCCTTGGCGGAGCATATATTACACTAACTAAGGTTACTATGAACGCTGTTGGTGTTACAGGAATTCCAGGTATATCAATTGTTCAACCTGAATCTATGTTAAACTATATCATTGCACTTTTAATAAGCTTTATTGGAGCAGGAATTGCTACAATTATTCTTGGATTTAAAGATGAGGTGTAAAATATGTGGAAAAATAAATTTCATATTTCTCCACCATTTGGGTTATTAAATGACCCCAATGGTCTTATCTTTTGGAATAACGAATACCATATTTTTTATCAATGGAATCCCAATGCTTGTGAACACGCTTCTAAACATTGGGCTCATTTAAAAAGTAAAAATCTAGTTGATTGGGAATCCTTACCTATAGCTTTATCCCCAAATGATTGGTTTGACAAAAATGGTTGTTATTCTGGAAGTGCCATTGAAAAAGATAATAAACTTTATCTGTTTTATACTGGAAATGTTAAAAATAATAACGTTAGAGAGAGTTACCAGTGTTTAGCAATCTCAACAAATGGTATTGACTTTGAAAAGAAAGGTCCTGTTATTCATGATAAAGATATTCCTAAAGAATATACTAAGCACTTTAGAGATCCTAAAGTTTTTATAAAAGATGGAGTTTATAAAATGGTGCTTGGGGCTCAAAGAGTTGATTTAACTGGAACTATAGTTGTTTTTTCGTCTCATAATTTAATTGATTGGAGTTTTGAGCAAGAAATTATCAATGGAAATTTCGGATTCATGTGTGAGTGCCCAGATTTTATTGAGGATAAGAAGAATAAGGCTCTAATTTTATCACCTCAAGGAATTAAAGCTGATGGAGATTTATTTAATAATAGATATCAATCTGGTTATATAATTAGAGATTTGTATGATATCGAAAAAAATGATTTCATTGAACTTGATAGGGGATTTGAATTTTATGCGCCTCAAACATTTAAAGATGAAAATAATAAAAATGTTTTAATTGGCTG
This region of Cetobacterium somerae ATCC BAA-474 genomic DNA includes:
- a CDS encoding sucrose-specific PTS transporter subunit IIBC, which produces MDYQKIADFIIENIGSEKNISTIGHCATRLRVVVKDQNIVNLENLKKNPDIKGAFFSNGQLQIILGQGAVNKVCSIILGEAHIEESSLEDIKKDQVKNLNIFQRFARTLSNIFVPIIPAIVASGLLMGVLGMGKTFGWFTSDSSLFELLDMFSNTAFVFLPIILAFSAAKEFGANPYLAAALGGILIHPALQNAWTVGNGISGYFTLFGMNFAKIGYQGTVLPILIAVWVMSIIEKNLRKVIPNMFDIILTPFLTILITGFVSITLIGPLGRIVGDGISFGLEYIYTTLGVFAGILLGGSYSSIVITGMHHSFHAIEANLLANPNIGKNFLLPIWSMANVAQGGAAMAVFLKSKNTTLKSIALPAGLSCLLGITEAALFGVNLRLGKPFIGAVIGGALGGAYITLTKVTMNAVGVTGIPGISIVQPESMLNYIIALLISFIGAGIATIILGFKDEV
- a CDS encoding glycoside hydrolase family 32 protein; translated protein: MWKNKFHISPPFGLLNDPNGLIFWNNEYHIFYQWNPNACEHASKHWAHLKSKNLVDWESLPIALSPNDWFDKNGCYSGSAIEKDNKLYLFYTGNVKNNNVRESYQCLAISTNGIDFEKKGPVIHDKDIPKEYTKHFRDPKVFIKDGVYKMVLGAQRVDLTGTIVVFSSHNLIDWSFEQEIINGNFGFMCECPDFIEDKKNKALILSPQGIKADGDLFNNRYQSGYIIRDLYDIEKNDFIELDRGFEFYAPQTFKDENNKNVLIGWIGMPEELEHPSIEKENWVHSLTIPRVLEIKKNKIFQKPHNNLKKLRKEKIVMENIYLENTIDLSKYNILGDAYELIISLGDFSKDIEIDLRKNGNERTTFSFDSIKKKASLNRNFSGYGYKGIRKCYLKDLKKIHIFVDKCSVEIFLNDGEEVFTGNIYPNKDSLGIEIRSKMLFTIPKIEFYKF